GCACATTAAGCTGTTATACTGTTTCAAAGCGGGACTATCATCTCTGTACAATGCAACAGTTCTTGTTACCATTGAAGAACTCTTGTTGAAACATGGCAATCTAGGCTGTGAATGTCACGGATTCTTTTGTCCCATATTCTCTATTCAATGGCGAGCCACCACGAAATTTTTACCATCAGTTACGAAGAATTTACTGCTACCAATTTACCGTAGGCCGTAGCTATGAAGATGGAAAAAAAAGGTGAAAGAAATGAGGTGTTTTTGTGTATAGAAGTGAAGAATAGGGGTAAAACAGTCACTCAAAATTAAAAACGGATAGGAtaaaatttcttttcttcttcatagaaaaaagaaagagaggaAGGGGACTTAAAAGGAGAGGGTTCGGAGGAAGGAGAGTGAGAGTGAAACACAGGAAACACTTGATAATGGCATCTGCTACTACATTAAGCTTCTTCTCTTCTGCAGCTACAAAAACAACAATTTCAAGAACAACTCAGAAACAAAATCTTTTTCAATCAAAACCCGTTTTCAATTTCTTCACTCCAACTTTCTCTTCCCAGAAAttatctttctctccttcttcttcttctaggagTTCTACATTTTCTTTCATTACTAGATACTCTGAAGCTGAGGCACCCGTTTTGGAAGCTGAAGAAGTTGATTCTGAACCAGCTCCAATCGTCGAAGTTAGTGATGAAATTGCAAAACCTGAAGGGGTTTTCGCTGTTGTCATGGTGAGTAATGACTTttgtttcttttggttttggttttggagtTTTAAGTATGTTGTATGAAGTGGGTTTGTGTTGTTTCTTTGATTTTAGATTGGAGGTCGTCAGTATATTGTTTTTCCTGGTCGATTTCTGACTACACAAAGGCTTAAAGGAGCTAATGTCAATGATAAGGTAAAGTTATCTTCGCCATTCATTCATGTTTCTATCTTGGATTTGTaatttgtttgatttgttgaatTTTATGAAATAATAGTTTGTTTCAATTCTAGGTCACCACTCATCAGGCATTTGCAGTAAATAAGTCTGTAATTGTTGTCTTTTACATAATTGATTAGTAATCAAAAGCCTTATCAACGTAATCGGAGTTCTGAATGGGATTTAGCTTAGAGGCATTCTGTTGAGTTATAAGAAATGTAAAGGCCTGTGTAGGAGACGGATTGAAATAGTAGCATGACGGTGGAAAGACTCGTCTGTGATTTAATGAACCTGTATTGCAGTACACCGTTTGTGCTATGCCACCGAGACAAGTGAATAAATAGTTGAGATATGAATAACTAATGTCTTAGTACTTGAAACTTAAGCACTTAGGGGATTTCGGGGGAATTCAGAAGTCTCTCAAATGAGTTTCTGTAATGGGATTGTTATGTCGTAtggtttgatcaataaaaggcacgTGTCCTGATTCAGGAggataaatagagaagttctttgTTGGCTGAAGTTGTCATAAGGGTACCGCCTTGCTTCTGGTTTCGAAggatattttatatatttgttaAAATAGTGGAGGAAATTCATTGAAGGGCAATGGTTGCCTTGTTCTTGCGTGCTACAAGTATTCATTTACAGCTAGAAACCATGTAGAAAGTTATCAAGAATAATCTTCTGTTGCTATCACACATGTGTTATGCTATTTCATGTATTACAATCCATCAGATAATCAGCATAGTCACAATCTGGGGCTACTTGCCCCGCAGTTGCATTTCCCTCCGCTCTATAGTATCATATTTTAGGGGTCTTCTAATCATATGAGCATACTGAAATGTTGTTTGTTGTATGAGAAGCTTGACCAATAAAAGATTTATATGTTGGCTCCAGGTTAAAGTCACACATTTGCATCCTGCTCCACTTTCAATTTAAATCTGAAATGATGCTTATATATTGAAGACTTTAATTTGTCGATGCAGATCATACTGAACAAGGTGTTGCTGGTCGGAACAAAAACAAGTACATATATCGGAAAGCCAGTTGTGCCCAATGCCGTTGTACATGCAGTAGTTGAAGATCTGGTAAAATAAATAAGTTTTGCTTCCTGACTTTTAAGCAGTTTCTGCTCTTCCCATCGTACCCTAGACTCATTTGAATTTTCTCTTCCAAAACACAGGGATTGAACGATAAAGTAATCGTGTTCAagtacaagaagaaaaagaattaccGAAGAAACATTGGTCACAGACAGGTACCGTATCTCTTTACTAACATTTAGTAACTGGATTGCATTTTCAGCATACATCTatattaaaattctaaaactaccAGAAAACTAACTACTCTGGATCCCCTTTAGTAACTGTCCATTTACCTGGGGATCAAAACCCGAAATATTTTCTCTGTGGTACTTCAACTACCCACAACATCAGTAACCAGCTTAGTGTTCTTAGAAACCTCTATGCTCAATGATTTCCAGCTCCCAGTTCACCTACAAACCACATGCACAGCCAAAGTTTATCAGCTGTCTTTTCTCCTTTTCAAATAATATTTTGTTCTATAGACACCAGAAGTAGTTTGGTTATGTATATTTGGATAAAAACATTTCTGCTCGAAAGTGCCTGTCCTGACAGAAAATATGTTATTGGTGTTGTAGCCAAACACAAGGATAAGGATAACGGGCATCACCGGTTATGAAGACTCACCAGCTGTTACACTCGATTCCATCGCATCAGACTCTCCAGCAGTTGCATCTGATTCATAGGCTTGTTGTATCTGACCGTTTTCTCTTTGAATGTAAATCTAGTTCATCTTTCTTTACTTTACTTTGAAAATAGAGGCTTTTTTGCTTTTTGAAGGCTCTTTTGTTTTTTGAACTCACTGGAGATCTGGTAATTATTATTTTGTACGAACTAGTTTGCACTTGAATTTATCTTCATTTTTTGCTGATGAATATAATTTTGGTTCTGTTAAGTAATTTCTAGGCACTAGCTTTTAACTTCCACAATAAGGCCCTTCTCAAATGGAAAATATACTGGACCAAACGCTGAAATAGCAGACTTCTCCAAAACTTCAGCCAGTTTTGAAGAACTCCTCAGGTCAAACGGCTAGAAGTGTCAATTAGAGGTTTAAATGTCCACCCCTAGATGCATGGCTCTGCATCTTTTTGGAGCATCAACAAATGTTTGTTGCTCAAGTAGCAACCACATGGTGTTTTGAGATTGTGATATAGGCATATAGCTGGAAGTTGGAACCTTAAATGTCTTGGCTGGTTTGGCATTTCTTGTCCAAGAAGATCCTTAAAAATGGTAAAGAAAAATTATCATCTTATaataaattaatatttgtaaaccGGAAACATATAGTTTTATCTTCCCCGGCCTGCCATGTTAAATTTCTTCAACCTCCcaaatgtcaaaaaaaaaaaacattataaaaAAATGATTTAAACTTAAAGCACGGTGAGCCCAAAAGACCCACATTACGATGACCAATTTGCGGCAGGACAAAAAATTTAACAGGATACCTAAAGGAAGGCTCGTCTATGGTGTTCTGTCGGTCGCAGGAGACCGTACAACTATAGTATCTAACCAGGAAGTTATACTGTTGCTTCTTTTGAATCTTATCGTCATGAACTGACACAAAATGTTCTACTCATATGTTCGCTTCCTCTTAAGAATGGTTGGAGCTATGGAAACAAATCCAATAAGAAACAGCACACCCAGAGTCTTAAAATCGTATAGGTCCCTAACAGACTTAAGATCCCCCAGAGCAAGGCCAGCCTGACAAAATACAAAAACCAATGAAGTTAAGACGGATTAGCAGAATGGAAACAATGAAAAAAATGCAGATAAGGAAAGCATTTGAAAATTCCTATAACAGAtcacaatatttaaccaaaacaGCTAACCAAGCCATATGCAGGTACCTAAAAATAATCACTTTACAAGGCAAGATATTACTGaatcaatcaaaaaaataaatattctcTGGTATTAGGATGTATTTAACTTTTGACAGATAGAAGTTTAACTTTcgtagaagatttttaagtttgttGCAGTAACTAAGGCTTGACTCTTCCAAAAGTATAAAATGAAGTTTCTGGTGCCTTATGCTCGCTGTTAAGTTTCTGGCCTAAAAGTAGTGAACGCAGCCCAACACTTGCAGGAAAGCGTGCTTAGCATTTACAATGCCACAATTCCAGTAGTACAAGATCAAGCATGTATTAAAGTTACTAATGTCCTGCAAATGTAAACCCCGTGGTAGACAGCTATCTAACAACTAAAACGGAATGATATTATTAGACAAAATTGAGGGTGTTACAAATCAGGTAACAACTGTCAAATAATCTAAAGTTAAATCACTTACCCTGACGGTTATATAAGATGCTGGCAGAAGACCAACTAATGTTGCCAGAAAGAACACATGGAAAGGTATATCCACTATTGGAGAAGCCACATTGATAAATGTGTTGGGAAGGGTTGGAGTAATCCTCAAAAAAAGCATGTAATTCAGCAGCTTGTCTTTGCGTTTAGCTATCTGTTTATGCATAAATTGCAAATTACTCAAAACATGCTAGATGAGGATGGAATGTAATGTGAAAGCACCAGATTAATATAACAAAAGCATACCTCTGCTTGGAAAAATCTTAACTTTTCAGGCCATAGCCAGTTGACAAGAGGCCTCCCAACTAGTTTAGACAGAAAATAGCAGGATGATGCCCCAGCAGTGGCATTACAGACAACCAAGAGCAAGCCTCTAAGAACACCAAACAGAGCCCCAGCTAACAATGACATGAATATGGTTCCAGGAATCATGAAAGTTTGCATGAAGATGTAAGTAGAACAATAACCTAGGATAAATTGAGCTTTGTACTCATTTGCATATGCTCCAAGATGATCTCTGGATATAACAGTTGGAAACAAGGAAAATCAGTACAAGCATGAAAACATAAGCTAACAACAAGTAACTTGACCCATACTAATAGACAGAGAATCAAGACCAATAATTTTGTCAAACTAGAGTAGAGATTGTGGACACTCAGAATCTTAAGAGGGAATATCAGGTTTTAAAGATCCTCCTAGGTCCAGATTCTTTCTTATAAAACTATCAATTGTTTATAGGTCAACAATAAGTAGGCTGAAACTCAAGGAGCAATAGGAGTTCAACCATGTCCATGACTATATTAAGAAGATCACGTTTTACCAACCAACAGTATGCAGATTCAAACTTCAAAGATCAGATGAATTTTCTTCCAAGGTTGGGGTGTTATTCTGAATAACCAATTAATCAGCTACTGTAGTTATGCCACAAAGAGTAATAACATTCACCGGTTATTTCAAAGTGCCTTCTAGTCTGTTTCCAAAATTTTCCTTAGGGATTGATTCACAATGACATTACTTACGCAGGAAATTCTGTTTATTCAAAAGAGGAAGGAATTGCTCAAAAGTTCTGAAGTACATTCCAGTTTCTAACCACATGTCGCATTTCTCCAACGTATAATAAGATATATTTACTGGACCAAATAACATTCAAAACTTATCTAAACTGGATATGACGATATGTAGAATAGAGTTTAAAGTACAAGCAAGGCAAACATGACTTTACCAAATCTGTTCCAGCAACATAGGAAAATAATTATTTCTAAGACTACTATCAATTCCGATTTTGATAACAAACGACTACAAATCCTCAAACAATCAACCTTAATGACAACAATTAAAAGAATCACTCCTATGTATAAAGTCTAATGTATACGCTAGTAAGAGGAAGAAATAATGAGTGAACAAATACAGGAACTGCATTCTACATTCTCAAAAACCAAGTATTGTACCAAAAAGCGAATCCACTCCAATATCTATATTCCACACATTGCAGTTGAGATTCTAAATAGTATATACTCCAGTTGTAAAATACATGAAAAGAAACTTTATAAGCAAAGTTCGGGACACTGATGAACTGAATCATAAATGCCTTGTTTCATGTTGGATGTACCTCTATGCTGATGTGCACGCAGAAGGCTTCATCTCTAAAGTTATCACAGTTTGTTGCAACTTAAAGAGTAATATTTCAATTCAGGGGTTTGGAAGAGTTACCACATGAATTCTAGAAAGAGTGCGCATACCAAATGAATTATCTAGGAGTTTAGAAGTTTTGGATTAGAATAACTCCAATATGAACACGACAATAGAGGCCCTAAATAACCTAATCCTAGACAGAAGAGAGGTTGCTTCCTTTTATTTTTTCGACTTAAGCTAAATAAGTACTAGAAATTCTTTCTCACTCCTCCTTCGAATTCAAAGTCTACATTTACTCCTATAACATATTAACATTAACAAATTTCTCCAATAAATTTCCTAAAAATGACACTAACAAAATCCAGACATCATAGGTGAATTTACAGTGCAATGTATGTAacatcacaagaaaaataatgCACTTTGTAATCTAGCTCAAACACAATTTATTCAACAAAAATCAACatacaaaaaatgaaaaacataatGAAATCCAAAGATGGAGTAAAAACTTACTTGAGAATTCGAAGATCTGAGATGGAGCGAGGTAATTTAATATTAACATATTGAGCAGGAGGCATAGTTAAATAAATAGATATGAGACCAATCGAGAAAACCAGAAAAACACTAATGGCAGCAGCTAATTCCCATCTTGTTAATGGAAATTTCCCTTCTAGTTTCGCCCCAATTGGTTTCTTACTAGTCGGTGAATCTTCATTTAACAGCAGATTTTCTTCATCTCTTTGTGGTCTTCCACCGTCATTAATTACATTCCTTGGAGCTGCCATTACTAATATATTTGAACTGAATGAATTACTATTATCTTTCATTATAATTACAATTTAATTTCACAAAAATTTAATCGGTGTGGGATCAAATTTAACCCCATCACCAATTTAAATCCCCCAATTTTTCTGGAGCTTCTAGTATTAAATTGTAACAGTATAGAGAAGAGAAGAATGATTCTAGAAACCAATGATGATATGAAACCCTAATAATATGTTTTTctggttttgttttattttcagaaTTCGGATCGGAATGAAAATGGATTTGCTAATGAGGTTTTGTTTGTTTGTGTGAAATCTTTAGAGAGAGAAGTCTTTCGAAGACGAAAGTGGAAAGCGGTCGTGGCTAATCTAATGCGGATCCCTTGAGAATATAATCGGTATCGCAGGATCAATGACGCGATTTGGGGTTGGCCAGTATTTTATTTTCGTAGTACAGTATGGGCCTTAGGCGGAGAGACTTATGTCGCCCAGACTGCTACAAGAGCCAGGTTATTAAATGTTTTGCTATAAACTTTGTTGATTATGcttccaaaaaagaagaaaaaaacggtgCTGATTTTATCCTTCTCTTTGTCGTTTTTGTTGGTTGGTTGGTTAGCGTAAAAAATCGAACGTGGATATGAAGTTGTGGAGTGTATCTGTTTTCGGTATTGGTAATATTATAAGAGCTGAATTGCATCTTGAAATGGCGCAAGCTATCTTTGACGAGGACCCCAAAGATGAGAGCAAATTTGAATGTTTAGCTGATGCATTGTCAGAGGTTAACCAAGCTAGGACCTGGCTACTATGCTCAAATAAAAGGCGAGAACTACATGGGTCTTGGAGGGGGGCCGTAATGCTGGTTTATTCCGCAACAACATTAGGATACGAAGAAACCAGTATGTTGTTTGTAACCTAGTTACTGATGTGGGTACAACATTGGAGGAATCTGCTGTTGTTCACGATCATATCTTGTAATACTATTTGGAGAAATTCAATGGTGGTGCAACGATAATAGATCAAGAAGTTTTCAatgtttttcatgaaaaagtTACCGTTGTTCAAAGTCTTGCTGTGGATGTCATTCTAGGAGTTGATTAAATTAAAGATGTAGTGTTTGATCTCGATGGTGAGAGTGCGCCTGACGCAAATAGACTTTCAGGCGTTTTGTATAGGCGGTGTTGGGATTGTAGTAgggcaaaaactgattctgttgaaaATGGTAAAATGGGGTGGGTTGATGAGAAACGTGTTTAAATCGTAAACAAACATACTGCACatgagtattttagattcgagagatcaatatgtacaatcataacctaaaccaagaaatggttgttccagtcttgcttcggtcacaaaggaaGGAGAAGAATTGGTCTCAGGGAGGGAAACCGAGGAAGTGTTGAGATCAGAGGGATAGACTCTGTGAGAGGTGAAGGTGTATGAACGTGTATCGAATGTAGAACTTGCTTGAAGGTTAAGCAGTGTTCTATGCGTTCTGGATACTTGTGTAATGGATATGATTGCTTGTTCAGAAGTAGATCAAAAAATCTATTTATGTGTAATCATGCATGTACaccctcatctcataggaagtggaagttgtGGAGGAGTGACAAGGTAGAGATCGTGTGAAAGTGATGAAACTGTGTCCCCATCATGGAGGGAAGACTGGACGGTTGCATACTCAATACTCCTTCACTTGTTAATTGTCCgcatttcctgacactttctcataataggTCAAGTGCACACCGCATTGCCATAGACCACCGgactaataccctgatgaacatcccacCATTTGTGACactgttgatgtctcgagtgttttggtaGAAAATACTACTTAGTTGTAAATGTGACTTGTATGACTAGGGCTTACCTGCATGACTAAGGTTTACCTGCATGACTAGGGTTACCTACTTGACTGAGGTTTACCTGCATGACTCTTCACAAGTAACTGATGAGGATGACGAGTTGTGAGAGTATGTCATGTCACAATTTTGAGAGTCTTAAGGAAGTTGTGAGAGTTCATCCGTGTCAATGAGTGTTGACATGCTTGGATGAACGTGTGATGTCGAATGTGGCTATTGAGTAAGTCAAGCACCCCTTTTCATGATATCAACGAGAGGTGATGGGTGGTCATGAAAGAGCGGAGAAAAAGATACATGAGTATGGAAATAGTCACATATATGTAGCAAGACATATGGTCTCATAATTGCAT
This genomic stretch from Papaver somniferum cultivar HN1 chromosome 5, ASM357369v1, whole genome shotgun sequence harbors:
- the LOC113283198 gene encoding 50S ribosomal protein L21, chloroplastic-like, encoding MASATTLSFFSSAATKTTISRTTQKQNLFQSKPVFNFFTPTFSSQKLSFSPSSSSRSSTFSFITRYSEAEAPVLEAEEVDSEPAPIVEVSDEIAKPEGVFAVVMIGGRQYIVFPGRFLTTQRLKGANVNDKIILNKVLLVGTKTSTYIGKPVVPNAVVHAVVEDLGLNDKVIVFKYKKKKNYRRNIGHRQPNTRIRITGITGYEDSPAVTLDSIASDSPAVASDS
- the LOC113283199 gene encoding uncharacterized membrane protein At4g09580-like — translated: MKDNSNSFSSNILVMAAPRNVINDGGRPQRDEENLLLNEDSPTSKKPIGAKLEGKFPLTRWELAAAISVFLVFSIGLISIYLTMPPAQYVNIKLPRSISDLRILKDHLGAYANEYKAQFILGYCSTYIFMQTFMIPGTIFMSLLAGALFGVLRGLLLVVCNATAGASSCYFLSKLVGRPLVNWLWPEKLRFFQAEIAKRKDKLLNYMLFLRITPTLPNTFINVASPIVDIPFHVFFLATLVGLLPASYITVRAGLALGDLKSVRDLYDFKTLGVLFLIGFVSIAPTILKRKRTYE